From the Bacteroidia bacterium genome, one window contains:
- the mreC gene encoding rod shape-determining protein MreC produces MQLFLAFIRIFREYIVLVILAALSLLLMTNSSSAPVRVFRSVSIIFFATLQSGSTWAAEVISPRTDENTLRDVNVGLLEEVMRLRGLQQENIELRRSIGLRERTPYPLVTAEIVGKNLALGQNMITLDVGEDDSVRVNMPIISETGLVGKIVATSNRYAIGMLALHRDFRTPAKIKRSRVDGIIAYHSGSRLRLQNIWKTADVIKGDTIVTSEYSNVFPPEILIGVVTSIGPGEGGLFSQIEVQPLAAFSSLERVFVVLRKSNEERNRLERTNVAGEESP; encoded by the coding sequence ATGCAGCTTTTCCTCGCATTCATCAGAATCTTCCGGGAATACATCGTGCTCGTCATTCTGGCGGCACTGTCCCTGCTGCTCATGACGAACAGCAGCAGCGCGCCTGTCCGCGTCTTCCGTTCCGTGAGCATAATCTTTTTTGCGACGCTGCAGAGCGGCTCCACGTGGGCCGCTGAAGTCATTTCCCCTCGCACCGACGAGAATACGCTCCGCGACGTCAACGTGGGCTTGCTCGAAGAAGTGATGCGCCTTCGTGGATTGCAGCAGGAGAACATCGAACTCCGCCGCAGCATCGGTCTGCGTGAACGAACCCCCTATCCGCTCGTGACAGCGGAAATCGTGGGAAAGAACCTCGCTCTCGGCCAGAACATGATCACGCTCGACGTCGGCGAAGACGATAGCGTGCGTGTGAATATGCCCATTATAAGTGAAACGGGTCTCGTCGGGAAAATCGTCGCGACAAGCAATCGCTATGCGATCGGGATGCTCGCTCTGCACCGTGACTTCCGCACGCCGGCAAAAATCAAGCGTTCGCGCGTGGACGGCATCATCGCATATCACTCCGGTTCCAGACTCAGACTGCAAAACATCTGGAAAACCGCTGATGTGATCAAGGGGGATACCATCGTCACGTCTGAATACAGCAACGTTTTTCCACCCGAAATCCTTATTGGTGTTGTTACGAGCATAGGACCCGGCGAGGGCGGTTTATTCAGTCAGATCGAGGTGCAGCCCCTCGCGGCATTCTCTTCTCTTGAACGCGTGTTCGTCGTATTGCGGAAGAGCAATGAAGAGCGCAACAGACTGGAGCGGACAAACGTCGCCGGCGAGGAAAGCCCATGA
- the purH gene encoding bifunctional phosphoribosylaminoimidazolecarboxamide formyltransferase/IMP cyclohydrolase, which translates to MNALPIRRALISVYDKSGIVGFARALQAAGIEILSTGGTAQMLQEYGIAVTLVQDVTGFPEMLDGRVKTLHPAIHAGLLARRDRPDHLAVIAEHGIVPIDLVVINLYPFSKTVDSGAREEECIEQIDIGGPAMIRSASKNHAAVTVVCDPEDYDTVLRAVTEHGTTTLSMRRELAGKAFAHTAHYDHAIASWLERGSDHTAALPTRLLISAEKVADLRYGENPHQPAALYGGFFDDFVKLHGKELSYNNIVDIEAASHLCDEFDAAAAVIVKHTNPCGCATASSLLAAWHDALATDPVSAYGGIVAFNREVDVQTAEALNQLFTEVVIAPAFASDALDILQRKRDRRLIKKIVHDQASPGVQVKSIRNGYLCQLDDTAPIQETEWKVVTMRTPDAAEFAALRFAWRVARHVKSNAIVYARDSRTLGIGAGQMSRVDSSRIAVSKAGNAGLELTASVVASDAFFPFADGLLEAVHAGATAVIQPGGSVRDQEVIEAADAHNIAMVFTGTRHFKH; encoded by the coding sequence ATGAATGCACTTCCTATCAGACGCGCACTTATCAGTGTCTACGACAAAAGCGGCATAGTCGGCTTTGCCCGCGCGTTACAGGCCGCAGGGATCGAAATTCTCTCCACAGGCGGTACCGCCCAAATGCTGCAGGAGTACGGCATCGCCGTAACGCTTGTACAGGACGTCACAGGCTTTCCTGAAATGCTCGATGGCCGCGTCAAGACGTTGCACCCCGCGATTCATGCCGGATTGCTGGCACGTCGCGACCGCCCTGACCATCTCGCCGTAATCGCCGAGCACGGTATCGTACCGATCGATCTCGTCGTCATCAACCTCTATCCGTTTTCGAAGACGGTGGACTCCGGAGCCCGCGAGGAAGAATGCATCGAACAGATAGACATCGGTGGTCCGGCGATGATACGGTCCGCTTCCAAGAACCATGCCGCTGTGACCGTGGTGTGCGATCCGGAGGATTATGACACCGTCCTGCGCGCAGTTACCGAGCATGGGACCACCACGCTGTCCATGCGCAGGGAACTTGCGGGAAAGGCCTTCGCGCATACCGCTCACTACGATCACGCGATCGCATCCTGGCTTGAACGCGGCAGCGACCACACCGCAGCACTCCCGACACGGCTGCTCATCTCGGCGGAGAAGGTGGCTGATCTTCGCTACGGAGAGAATCCGCATCAGCCGGCTGCGCTGTACGGCGGTTTCTTCGACGATTTTGTCAAATTGCATGGGAAAGAGCTCTCCTATAACAATATCGTGGACATCGAAGCGGCGTCGCATTTGTGCGACGAATTCGACGCCGCGGCCGCCGTTATCGTCAAGCACACAAATCCATGCGGCTGCGCGACGGCCTCTTCCCTGCTTGCCGCATGGCACGATGCTCTGGCCACGGATCCCGTATCCGCTTACGGCGGTATTGTCGCCTTCAATCGCGAAGTGGACGTGCAAACCGCCGAGGCGCTCAATCAGCTGTTCACGGAAGTGGTGATCGCGCCCGCGTTCGCATCCGACGCTCTCGACATCCTTCAACGCAAACGTGACCGTCGTCTGATCAAGAAAATCGTTCACGACCAAGCCAGTCCCGGAGTGCAGGTAAAATCCATTCGAAATGGTTATCTTTGTCAGCTGGACGATACGGCCCCGATTCAGGAAACGGAATGGAAGGTCGTGACCATGCGTACGCCGGATGCAGCCGAATTTGCCGCACTGCGCTTTGCCTGGAGAGTCGCCCGGCACGTGAAATCGAATGCCATCGTCTACGCCAGGGATAGCAGGACACTGGGCATTGGCGCGGGACAAATGTCGCGCGTCGATTCCAGCAGAATTGCTGTTTCAAAGGCCGGAAACGCCGGACTTGAACTCACTGCTTCGGTCGTCGCTTCCGACGCGTTTTTTCCTTTCGCAGACGGCCTGCTGGAAGCCGTGCACGCCGGAGCCACCGCGGTCATTCAGCCCGGAGGCTCGGTGCGCGATCAGGAAGTCATTGAAGCAGCGGATGCGCACAACATAGCGATGGTGTTCACCGGTACTCGTCATTTCAAGCATTGA
- the xerD gene encoding site-specific tyrosine recombinase XerD: MPSFASVLTAFKTYIALERGFASNSIDGYMRDIVRYTQWMADQGGIDNPGHISMTDVTRYLKLLADTGLAAASLSRTISTIRHFHRFLLDEGYAQTNAAELIDTPALTRHLPMVLTQDEMLRILEQPDTSTTLGTRDKALLEMLYATGMRVSELISLAFEHFLLPEALIRILGKGGKERIVPVGREAIERTQRYITHVRPRLSRRDKPTTVIFLNHRGGPLTRMSILNFVKKYALSAGIATDVHPHTFRHSFATHLLEGGADLRSVQEMLGHSDISTTQIYTHIDRDYLKEVHTTYHPRA; this comes from the coding sequence ATGCCCTCGTTTGCATCCGTTCTTACGGCATTCAAAACCTACATTGCTCTCGAACGCGGCTTCGCCTCCAACTCCATCGATGGCTACATGCGCGACATCGTTCGTTATACACAATGGATGGCAGATCAGGGCGGGATCGACAATCCCGGCCACATCAGCATGACCGATGTGACGCGTTACCTGAAACTCCTGGCAGATACCGGTCTTGCCGCAGCTTCCCTCTCGCGCACGATTTCGACCATCCGGCATTTCCATCGCTTCCTCCTCGACGAGGGCTACGCGCAGACGAATGCAGCCGAACTGATAGATACACCCGCGCTCACCAGGCATCTCCCCATGGTGCTGACGCAGGATGAAATGCTGCGCATTCTCGAGCAACCGGATACCTCCACTACGCTGGGCACACGCGACAAAGCGCTCCTCGAAATGCTGTACGCAACCGGAATGCGCGTCTCCGAGCTCATCTCCCTCGCATTTGAACACTTCCTCCTGCCGGAAGCCTTGATACGTATTCTCGGAAAAGGCGGCAAGGAGCGCATCGTTCCGGTGGGAAGAGAAGCGATTGAGCGGACACAGCGCTATATTACACATGTCCGTCCCCGACTCAGCAGGCGGGACAAACCAACAACAGTCATTTTTCTCAATCACCGGGGCGGTCCGCTGACACGGATGTCCATATTGAATTTCGTAAAGAAGTACGCATTATCCGCAGGTATCGCGACAGACGTGCACCCGCACACGTTCAGGCACAGCTTCGCAACGCATTTACTCGAAGGCGGAGCCGATTTACGATCCGTACAGGAGATGCTCGGGCACTCCGATATCAGCACAACGCAGATCTATACGCACATTGACCGTGACTATCTTAAAGAAGTCCACACCACCTACCATCCACGCGCCTGA
- the purN gene encoding phosphoribosylglycinamide formyltransferase: MNISVFVSGRGSNLRAIHAAVQRGELDARLRLVISNRSDSPALDFGRTIGAQTTSLADTAPGSEEETARILDVLRQVETEFIVLAGYMRMIPEKVVKQYHQRIVNIHPALLPSFGGKGMYGHKVHEAVLAAGVKVSGATVHLVNEEYDRGPIVMQQCVPVLDSDTPETLAARVLEVEHALYSRALQLLISGRIRITENRTFIQ, translated from the coding sequence GTGAACATTTCGGTATTCGTCTCCGGTAGAGGATCCAACCTGCGGGCCATTCACGCGGCTGTACAGCGGGGCGAGCTCGATGCACGGCTGCGTCTGGTCATTTCCAACAGATCGGACTCCCCTGCTCTCGATTTCGGGCGGACTATCGGCGCACAGACGACATCATTGGCCGACACCGCACCCGGGAGTGAAGAAGAGACCGCCCGAATACTGGACGTGCTTCGACAGGTCGAGACGGAGTTTATCGTTCTTGCCGGTTACATGAGAATGATTCCGGAGAAGGTGGTGAAGCAATACCACCAGCGCATTGTGAACATTCATCCCGCTCTTCTGCCTTCGTTCGGAGGGAAAGGGATGTATGGGCACAAGGTTCACGAAGCCGTTCTCGCTGCCGGAGTGAAAGTCTCGGGCGCAACCGTACACCTGGTAAATGAGGAGTATGACCGCGGTCCCATCGTCATGCAACAGTGCGTTCCGGTGCTGGATAGCGATACACCCGAAACACTAGCGGCCCGGGTACTCGAAGTGGAACACGCGCTGTACTCCCGCGCCCTACAATTGCTCATCTCCGGTCGCATCCGGATCACAGAAAACAGAACCTTTATCCAATGA
- a CDS encoding S41 family peptidase, which translates to MIRNIFMHRLGITALALGVAAFLLAAGDADLQRLLRGQELIVTMYRLILSDHVEEIPPDDLLEAATKGMFSAIDPYAEFIEERGSAEMDILNRGSYGGLGIKVLTWNNKHYVSFVYDAVRTLTELRPGDMIVQVDSIRLLNGSARDMRELLRGTPGTPVSIRIVRPGTSDTLTINTMRRSVEVTPLAYAELLDNEIAYVKLARFSRFAADSLRTTLRGMMREKPLKGVILDLRDNPGGLLESAVAVVSLFVPPGQPVVSMRGRDPSKERHYASLPSPIAENIPIAVLVNKRSASASEIVAGAIQDLDRGIVLGNRTFGKGLVQNILQMNYRTSLKLTTAKYYLPSGRCIQRFQYVGGKAVTAEGIDSIGATFRTLKLARTVRQSTGIVPDLSVPDDSLQGPLRCLNTAHAVFFFVSDYLNTHARALPQGEAALQREFSGWLARNDHCLDTELQDQYSALLQHAEQYHVDKAALNALRALEGRLVVDSDLVVRKYWKWLKREIELEFALQSSGERAQIVRALQDDQLAQTARALLRDDKRFHATLKSGPEY; encoded by the coding sequence GTGATACGCAACATCTTCATGCACAGACTAGGAATCACGGCACTCGCACTCGGCGTCGCCGCTTTTCTGCTTGCCGCAGGCGATGCGGATCTGCAACGACTGCTGCGAGGTCAGGAACTCATCGTGACGATGTACCGTCTCATTCTGTCGGATCATGTCGAGGAAATTCCCCCTGACGACTTGCTGGAGGCCGCGACGAAAGGGATGTTCAGCGCTATCGATCCCTATGCGGAATTTATCGAGGAACGTGGCAGCGCGGAGATGGACATCCTCAACCGCGGGTCGTATGGAGGGCTCGGGATAAAGGTCCTGACATGGAATAATAAGCACTACGTCAGCTTTGTCTACGATGCCGTCAGGACGCTCACGGAGCTGCGCCCCGGCGACATGATCGTGCAGGTGGATTCCATTCGCTTACTCAACGGCAGTGCACGCGACATGCGTGAATTGCTGCGCGGAACACCCGGCACACCGGTGTCGATTCGGATAGTGCGTCCTGGTACATCCGATACTCTCACAATCAACACGATGCGGCGCAGTGTCGAGGTAACACCGCTCGCGTATGCCGAGCTTCTCGACAACGAGATCGCGTACGTCAAGCTCGCGCGATTCTCCCGTTTCGCCGCAGATTCCTTGCGGACCACCTTGCGCGGCATGATGCGCGAAAAACCACTCAAGGGCGTCATACTCGATCTTCGCGACAATCCCGGTGGACTGCTCGAGAGTGCGGTAGCTGTCGTAAGTCTCTTCGTGCCTCCCGGTCAACCCGTTGTCAGCATGCGGGGGCGTGATCCTTCCAAGGAGCGGCATTATGCTTCACTGCCCTCCCCCATCGCCGAGAACATACCCATCGCCGTGCTCGTCAACAAGCGCAGCGCAAGCGCCAGCGAGATCGTCGCGGGCGCTATTCAGGATCTGGATCGTGGTATCGTGCTCGGGAACCGTACCTTCGGCAAGGGTCTGGTGCAGAACATTCTTCAGATGAATTACCGGACCTCGCTGAAACTGACCACGGCAAAATATTACCTCCCCTCGGGTCGCTGCATTCAACGATTTCAGTACGTGGGAGGGAAAGCTGTCACCGCAGAAGGAATAGACAGCATCGGAGCTACGTTCCGCACTCTGAAACTCGCACGCACGGTCAGACAGTCCACCGGCATCGTACCGGATCTGTCGGTACCGGACGATTCCCTGCAAGGCCCACTGCGTTGTCTCAATACTGCGCACGCCGTGTTCTTTTTTGTGAGCGATTATCTCAATACCCATGCCCGGGCACTTCCCCAGGGCGAAGCAGCACTTCAGCGGGAGTTCTCCGGATGGCTTGCCCGCAACGATCACTGTCTGGATACCGAACTCCAGGATCAGTATTCCGCACTGTTACAGCACGCCGAGCAATACCACGTTGACAAAGCTGCCCTCAACGCGCTGCGTGCCCTCGAAGGCAGGCTTGTCGTGGACAGCGATCTCGTTGTCAGGAAATACTGGAAGTGGCTGAAGCGCGAGATTGAACTGGAATTCGCACTGCAATCTTCTGGTGAACGTGCGCAGATCGTTCGCGCACTTCAGGACGATCAACTGGCGCAGACCGCCAGGGCATTGCTCCGCGATGACAAGCGGTTTCACGCAACGCTTAAAAGCGGTCCGGAGTACTGA
- the tmk gene encoding dTMP kinase, whose amino-acid sequence MFISFEGIDFCGKTTQIERLASIMEKRGERCLLVREPGGTVLSEQIRAMLLDKGHIAMHAVTELLLFSAARSQLVQEIIIPALQRGEHVIADRFFDSTTAYQGFGRGLDIERILSLHDTAAHGIIPDRTLFIDISVEESFRRRVADGRATDRMEQADFTFFERVRNGYHALARRYPGRITLLDGMQSIDAIAHRIESLLSSPEKDAMQ is encoded by the coding sequence ATGTTCATTTCGTTCGAAGGAATAGATTTCTGCGGCAAGACGACGCAGATAGAGCGTCTGGCCAGCATCATGGAAAAGAGAGGCGAGCGATGCCTGCTCGTCCGGGAACCCGGCGGAACGGTGTTGTCGGAACAGATCAGAGCGATGTTGCTGGACAAGGGACACATCGCGATGCATGCGGTAACGGAATTGCTCCTTTTTTCCGCCGCCAGATCTCAACTCGTGCAGGAGATCATCATTCCGGCACTGCAGCGAGGGGAGCATGTGATTGCAGATCGCTTCTTCGATTCCACAACCGCCTATCAGGGTTTTGGGCGGGGTCTGGACATAGAACGCATACTCTCGCTGCATGATACCGCTGCGCATGGAATCATACCCGATCGCACGCTGTTCATCGATATCAGCGTTGAAGAAAGCTTCAGACGCCGCGTCGCCGACGGCAGAGCAACGGACCGGATGGAACAGGCTGATTTCACCTTTTTCGAACGCGTGAGAAATGGCTATCACGCGCTCGCACGGCGTTACCCGGGCAGGATCACCTTGCTCGACGGCATGCAAAGCATCGACGCGATAGCGCATCGCATCGAATCCCTGCTCTCTTCTCCAGAAAAGGACGCAATGCAGTGA
- the mreD gene encoding rod shape-determining protein MreD, whose translation MNSEVRFHVWAAGSMLGLAALQVALGSLMDIGGVIPAFLLIGVLFLSQLRGQLAAMLHGFPAGILVDLYAGELVGITALALIIAGFAIGYTYDQERRERVIRSPRMVLLIAAGALLYHSVYVFSYIRSLDVDFLALLLAQTIGGTVYTTILGSILVLILARTTRKIMVE comes from the coding sequence ATGAACAGCGAAGTCCGTTTTCACGTGTGGGCCGCAGGCAGTATGCTCGGTTTGGCAGCGCTCCAGGTTGCCCTCGGGAGTCTTATGGACATTGGCGGCGTGATACCGGCCTTCCTCCTCATAGGGGTGCTGTTCCTGTCTCAACTCCGCGGTCAACTCGCAGCGATGCTGCACGGATTTCCGGCAGGAATTCTGGTGGATCTGTATGCCGGTGAGCTTGTCGGGATAACCGCGCTCGCCTTGATTATCGCCGGATTTGCCATCGGCTATACGTATGACCAGGAGCGCCGCGAACGCGTCATCCGTTCTCCGCGCATGGTTCTGTTGATCGCCGCCGGGGCGTTGCTCTATCACTCGGTGTATGTGTTCTCGTATATCCGAAGCCTCGATGTCGATTTCCTGGCGTTGCTGCTCGCACAAACGATCGGCGGAACCGTGTATACCACAATTCTTGGGAGCATTCTGGTACTGATTCTCGCGCGTACGACCCGAAAGATCATGGTGGAGTAA
- a CDS encoding rod shape-determining protein, with translation MGLFSLFANDIAIDLGTANTLIWVKGKGVVLSEPSIVAFDKNTKKIIAIGNDAREMQGKTHRELQVVRPMRDGVIADFEIAEGMLRAFIKKIMNSWVPSRRIVISVPSGITEVEKRAVRDSAEHAGAKEVYLVAEPMAAAIGIGLNVDAPVGDMIIDIGGGTTEIAVIALSGIVQEESIRIAGDELNSAIIQHFKKSHNLLIGERTAEIIKCEVGSATPLKQELVVRVKGRDLIGGLPTTVEASSVEIREALAEPITAIVEAVKVTLERTPPELAADILDRGIMLTGGGALLKGLDARIRKETNLPVHVAEDPLTAVVRGTGAIMENLHHYSKVILKGKKY, from the coding sequence ATGGGCCTGTTCAGTCTTTTCGCCAACGATATAGCAATCGACCTCGGCACCGCCAACACCCTGATCTGGGTTAAAGGAAAAGGCGTCGTTCTCAGTGAACCATCGATTGTAGCGTTCGATAAAAACACAAAAAAAATTATCGCTATCGGCAACGATGCCCGGGAGATGCAGGGGAAAACCCACCGCGAGCTGCAGGTGGTGCGACCCATGCGTGATGGGGTGATCGCCGATTTCGAAATCGCCGAGGGCATGCTTCGTGCCTTTATCAAGAAAATCATGAATAGCTGGGTGCCCTCCCGTCGCATCGTGATCTCCGTCCCAAGTGGTATCACGGAAGTGGAGAAACGGGCCGTGCGCGACAGCGCAGAGCACGCAGGGGCCAAAGAGGTCTATCTCGTCGCCGAACCCATGGCCGCCGCCATCGGTATCGGACTCAATGTGGATGCTCCTGTTGGCGACATGATTATCGATATCGGTGGCGGTACCACAGAAATTGCCGTGATCGCCCTGTCGGGAATCGTACAGGAAGAATCCATTCGCATCGCAGGCGACGAGCTGAACAGCGCCATCATTCAACACTTCAAAAAAAGTCATAACCTGCTGATCGGCGAGCGCACCGCGGAGATCATCAAATGTGAAGTCGGCTCGGCGACGCCGCTGAAACAGGAACTGGTAGTCCGCGTCAAGGGCCGCGATCTGATCGGCGGCCTGCCGACGACTGTAGAGGCCTCCTCCGTCGAAATCCGCGAAGCGCTTGCGGAACCGATCACCGCCATCGTGGAAGCGGTGAAGGTGACGCTTGAACGCACCCCTCCCGAACTCGCGGCTGACATTCTCGACCGCGGTATCATGCTTACCGGTGGCGGTGCGTTGCTCAAGGGCCTCGATGCCCGCATCAGAAAAGAGACGAATCTTCCAGTGCACGTCGCAGAGGATCCCCTCACCGCCGTCGTGCGTGGCACGGGCGCCATCATGGAGAACCTTCATCATTACAGCAAGGTCATCCTCAAGGGGAAGAAGTACTGA
- the mrdA gene encoding penicillin-binding protein 2 — translation MMENLEFAGRRRAYILGGLIVFSLALLVIRLVDLQFLQYESFRSTAEKNSIRQQPKSPLRGNMYDRDGALIVENNPSYTLTITPFEFQWHTLPLLVRLFDVDTNLVRYRVTRAGINSFDPVKILPNLSFAQVSLLEENRTLLPGVGFLIESTRRYNLDARMAHLLGYTKEISPTLLRTLGEYYQPGDIVGFNGIEAYYEPILRGRKGYGYHTVNAMGRVVESFEHGRSDIPAREGADLFLSIDQQLQRYGEQIMRNRRGAIVAMDPRNGEVLAFVSAPDYDLNDLSGKISPEVWNGLIGNPAKPMYNRCSMAAYPPGSTFKMLVAVAALQEGIIDPDTKIHCPGSYPLAGKDFRCHGAHGNVGVVAALEYSCNVFFYKLIFKLGFANLQKYGALFHFGRPTGMDISNESAGIVPSEEYYNRRYGTRWNIGYLVNLGIGQGEVNTTPLQMAAYTAAIANGGTYYTPHAVRKVRDRFRNQTTDIPVKSEKLPISREAMSVIQRGMLRVVHGGGTGYAARVSGVRVAGKTGTAQNPPNPDHAWFVGYAPFEEPTIAVAVIVENGGFGGSTAAPIAAAMIRQYLYPQRREASSVRDSTEVAPAVEIPVVHPSHPVAD, via the coding sequence ATGATGGAGAATCTGGAATTCGCGGGGCGCAGACGTGCGTATATTCTCGGCGGCCTGATCGTCTTCTCACTGGCGCTGCTGGTGATACGTTTGGTGGATCTCCAGTTCTTGCAGTATGAGAGCTTCCGCTCCACTGCGGAAAAAAACTCCATCAGGCAACAACCAAAGAGTCCGTTACGCGGGAATATGTATGATCGTGATGGTGCGCTGATTGTCGAAAACAACCCCAGCTACACCCTGACAATCACCCCCTTCGAATTTCAATGGCACACACTGCCACTCCTCGTGCGTCTCTTTGACGTGGACACGAATCTTGTCCGCTACCGCGTGACACGGGCCGGCATCAATTCCTTTGATCCGGTGAAAATACTCCCGAATCTGAGCTTCGCACAGGTCAGCCTGCTCGAGGAGAACAGGACACTCCTCCCGGGGGTCGGATTTCTGATCGAAAGTACGCGTCGGTACAATCTCGACGCGCGCATGGCACACCTGCTCGGCTATACGAAGGAAATCTCCCCGACACTTCTGCGAACGCTGGGCGAGTATTATCAGCCGGGCGATATTGTCGGCTTCAACGGCATAGAGGCGTACTACGAACCCATTCTTCGCGGACGGAAAGGGTATGGCTATCACACGGTGAACGCCATGGGAAGAGTGGTGGAAAGCTTCGAACACGGTCGCTCCGATATTCCCGCCCGTGAAGGAGCGGACCTCTTCCTCTCGATTGATCAGCAATTGCAGCGCTACGGCGAGCAAATCATGCGAAATCGGCGCGGCGCCATCGTCGCCATGGACCCGCGTAACGGGGAGGTTCTTGCCTTCGTCAGCGCACCCGATTACGACCTGAATGACCTCAGCGGAAAAATCAGCCCGGAAGTCTGGAACGGACTTATCGGAAACCCTGCCAAGCCCATGTACAATCGATGTTCCATGGCTGCATATCCGCCCGGCTCCACATTCAAGATGCTCGTCGCCGTTGCGGCATTGCAGGAAGGCATTATTGATCCGGACACGAAAATTCACTGCCCCGGTTCCTACCCGCTCGCAGGCAAGGATTTCCGTTGCCATGGTGCGCATGGGAATGTCGGCGTGGTAGCCGCTCTGGAGTATTCCTGCAATGTGTTTTTCTACAAACTGATCTTCAAGCTGGGTTTCGCGAATCTTCAGAAATACGGGGCACTGTTTCATTTCGGCAGACCCACCGGCATGGACATCAGCAATGAGTCCGCCGGTATCGTCCCGAGCGAAGAATACTACAACCGGCGCTACGGCACCCGATGGAATATCGGCTATCTCGTGAATCTCGGCATTGGTCAGGGTGAAGTCAACACCACCCCTCTGCAGATGGCTGCCTATACCGCGGCGATCGCAAACGGCGGGACCTACTACACACCGCACGCCGTACGGAAGGTTCGCGACAGATTTCGTAACCAGACCACCGATATACCGGTGAAATCGGAGAAGCTGCCGATCTCACGTGAAGCGATGTCCGTTATCCAGCGCGGTATGTTGCGCGTCGTCCATGGAGGAGGGACAGGGTACGCGGCGAGAGTGTCGGGAGTCCGTGTGGCCGGAAAAACAGGTACCGCGCAAAATCCTCCGAATCCGGATCACGCATGGTTCGTCGGCTACGCTCCGTTCGAGGAGCCGACAATCGCCGTCGCTGTCATCGTCGAGAACGGGGGTTTCGGGGGATCCACCGCCGCGCCCATCGCCGCTGCGATGATACGGCAATATCTTTATCCCCAGAGACGCGAGGCATCAAGCGTGCGCGACAGCACCGAGGTCGCTCCGGCAGTTGAAATCCCGGTTGTGCATCCTTCACATCCAGTGGCTGATTGA
- a CDS encoding Fe-Mn family superoxide dismutase has protein sequence MYWNDLGGDGDPSKGPEVLAAIVRHFGSFDAWKVDFKAFALSAKLSW, from the coding sequence GTGTACTGGAATGACCTCGGCGGTGATGGCGACCCCTCAAAAGGTCCGGAAGTGCTCGCGGCCATCGTCCGTCACTTCGGCTCTTTCGATGCGTGGAAGGTTGATTTCAAGGCCTTTGCGCTTTCCGCGAAACTGAGCTGGTAG
- a CDS encoding iron-sulfur cluster assembly accessory protein — protein sequence MSEHIEEHIGEITLTEKAVAEITNIRQENAIPDEYRLRIGVKGGGCSGLSYSLGFDGDFRDSDELLEIQGVKLVVDAKSLYYLDGTELDYTDGLQGRGFVFNNPNAVRTCGCGSSFGV from the coding sequence ATGTCAGAACACATAGAAGAACACATCGGCGAGATCACTCTTACCGAAAAAGCCGTCGCGGAGATCACCAACATTCGCCAGGAGAACGCCATCCCGGACGAATATCGCCTGCGCATCGGCGTCAAAGGAGGCGGATGTTCCGGCCTTTCGTATTCTCTCGGCTTTGACGGAGATTTCCGCGACTCCGATGAGTTGCTGGAGATTCAGGGCGTCAAGCTTGTCGTCGACGCAAAGAGCCTGTATTATCTCGATGGCACCGAACTGGACTATACCGATGGTCTGCAGGGCAGGGGCTTCGTCTTCAATAATCCCAATGCCGTACGCACGTGCGGCTGCGGATCCTCGTTCGGCGTCTGA